The Cupriavidus necator N-1 DNA window GCCGTGAACCTGTCCGACCTGGCCGCCATGGGCGCCGAGCCGCGCGCGTTCACACTGGCGCTGGCCCTGCCCGAGGCCGACCCCGCCTGGCTGGCCGAACTGGCCGACGGCATGCTGGCGCTGGCCGACGCCCACGGCTGCGAACTGGTCGGCGGCGACACCACGCGCGGTCCGCTGACGCTCTCGCTGACGGTGTTCGGCGATGTGCCGCTGCGTGCCGCGCTGCGCCGCGACGCCGCCCGGCCCGGCGACGATATCTGGATTTCCGGCACGCTTGGCGACGCCCGCCTGGCGCTGGGCGACTGCCGCGGCGAATGGCTGCTGCCGGAGCCCGAGTTCAGCCAGGTGCGCCCGCGCATGGACACGCCCACGCCACGCGTGGCACTGGGCATGGCCCTGCGCGGCATGGCGCATGCCGCACTCGACATCTCCGACGGCCTGGTCGGCGACCTGGGCCATATCCTGGAACGCTCGCAAGTCGGCGCGCTGGTCGACGTCGATGCGCTGCCGCGCTCGGCGGTGCTGGCCGGCCAGCCGGACGCGATCCAGCGTGAATGCGT harbors:
- the thiL gene encoding thiamine-phosphate kinase, which encodes MSHAQPAQLSEFDLIRRYFTRPVRKAALGVGDDCALIEGRPGHHLAISTDMLVSGRHFFPDMAPRALGHKALAVNLSDLAAMGAEPRAFTLALALPEADPAWLAELADGMLALADAHGCELVGGDTTRGPLTLSLTVFGDVPLRAALRRDAARPGDDIWISGTLGDARLALGDCRGEWLLPEPEFSQVRPRMDTPTPRVALGMALRGMAHAALDISDGLVGDLGHILERSQVGALVDVDALPRSAVLAGQPDAIQRECVLAGGDDYELCFTAPAGNRDAIAAISERLALPLTRVGAITPEPGLRLVDGAGNPTRYEGASFDHFAAP